The following proteins are encoded in a genomic region of Oryzias latipes chromosome 17, ASM223467v1:
- the LOC101162072 gene encoding prostaglandin E2 receptor EP4 subtype-like, with product MINETVARGHLDTNGSELLLSLHLSSNNSSFPALRLESRSLATSATMFAVGVLGNLIAIVVLCVSKKEQKETTFYTLVCGMAITDLLGTCFTSPVVIATYVANRWPGGALLCHFFSFSMLFFGSAGMSILCAMAVERYLAINHAYFYSQHIDRTMARFALLVTYLANIVLCIMPSFGFGQHVRHFPGTWCFLDWRALDPMGACYSFLYGGVMLVLIAVTVLCNLAVCRSLVGMNQRTGIVRGEVCDQSGSRRRFPRLPSVTSAAEIQMFWLLIFMTIVFLVCSIPLVVRIFVNQLYGPADISAGVSPDYRSDMLAIRFASFNPILDPWVYILCRKNLLLKGCEKLKRAAAWAKDGRDKNGGWVAGQNSLRSLHSDETSYASLRTAGYRNDDLQLSINNRSFAEFAMRQAWEYDTAQANFHPFNVESTMGCEEENAERFKASRTDKASPDPSAAAHIRRVDIVACSFSTPSSSYSTKCI from the exons ATGATCAACGAAACTGTTGCGCGTGGACATCTGGACACGAATGGCTCTGAGTTGCTGCTGTCCCTTCATCTCAGCTCCAATAATTCATCTTTCCCTGCGCTCCGGCTCGAGTCCAGGTCTCTGGCCACCTCAGCGACAATGTTTGCCGTGGGAGTCCTGGGAAACCTCATCGCCATCGTGGTACTGTGCGTCTCCAAGAAGGAGCAAAAGGAAACCACTTTCTACACGCTGGTGTGCGGGATGGCCATCACGGACCTGCTTGGGACATGCTTCACCAGCCCTGTGGTGATAGCAACTTACGTGGCCAACCGCTGGCCAGGGGGAGCGCTGCTTTGCCACTTCTTCTCCTTCTCTATGCTGTTCTTCGGCTCCGCCGGCATGTCCATCCTCTGCGCCATGGCCGTGGAAAGATACCTGGCCATCAACCACGCTTATTTCTACTCCCAGCACATTGACAGGACTATGGCGCGCTTTGCGCTCCTCGTCACCTACCTGGCCAACATCGTGCTGTGCATCATGCCCAGCTTTGGCTTCGGGCAGCACGTGCGCCACTTCCCCGGTACTTGGTGCTTTCTGGACTGGAGAGCGCTGGACCCGATGGGCGCATGCTACTCCTTTCTCTACGGAGGCGTGATGCTGGTGCTGATCGCCGTGACGGTGCTGTGTAACCTGGCTGTGTGCAGGTCTCTGGTGGGGATGAACCAGAGGACTGGGATCGTGAGGGGTGAGGTGTGTGATCAGAGCGGCTCGCGGCGCCGCTTCCCGCGGCTGCCATCGGTCACTTCCGCCGCCGAGATCCAGATGTTCTGGCTGCTGATCTTCATGACCATCGTGTTTCTGGTCTGCTCCATCCCTTTGGTG GTGCGCATCTTTGTAAACCAGCTCTACGGTCCTGCAGACATTTCTGCTGGGGTCAGCCCGGATTACCGGAGCGACATGCTGGCGATCCGCTTCGCCTCTTTCAACCCGATCCTTGACCCTTGGGTGTATATTTTATGCCGGAAGAACCTGCTGTTGAAGGGCTGTGAGAAGCTGAAGAGGGCAGCTGCGTGGGCAAAGGACGGCCGGGACAAGAACGGAGGCTGGGTGGCGGGACAAAACTCCCTTCGGTCCTTACACAGCGACGAGACCAGCTACGCGTCATTACGCACCGCCGGCTACCGGAACGACGACCTGCAGCTTTCCATCAACAACAGATCGTTTGCAGAGTTTGCCATGAGACAGGCGTGGGAGTACGACACGGCGCAGGCCAACTTCCATCCGTTCAACGTGGAATCGACGATGGGATGCGAGGAGGAGAACGCAGAGCGTTTCAAAGCCAGCCGGACAGACAAAGCATCTCCGGATCCAAGCGCGGCTGCGCACATCAGGAGAGTGGACATTGTGGCGTGCTCCTTCAGCACACCGAGCTCCAGCTACTCCACCAAATGCATCTAA